Proteins encoded together in one Thermococcus barophilus MP window:
- a CDS encoding DUF192 domain-containing protein, translating to MLINETKNKMWHGKVKLADTFFKRFKGLMLTPNVNYALVFILPAETRANASIHMFFMLQSIDVIFLNSAREVVDFKKAKPWRVYIPREAAKYIIEGPHGIIKALDVAIGDKLSWIVEDEKEKAVPSPSNVINGVSFKKINGTISLAEPKPKLKEP from the coding sequence ATGCTAATCAACGAAACTAAGAACAAGATGTGGCACGGAAAAGTCAAATTGGCGGACACTTTTTTTAAAAGGTTTAAAGGTTTAATGCTTACTCCTAATGTCAATTATGCCCTTGTGTTCATTCTGCCAGCCGAAACAAGGGCAAATGCTTCAATACATATGTTTTTCATGCTTCAGAGCATTGATGTTATATTTCTAAACTCGGCAAGAGAGGTTGTAGATTTCAAAAAAGCCAAGCCATGGCGTGTTTACATCCCCAGGGAAGCTGCAAAATACATTATTGAGGGACCCCACGGAATTATCAAAGCTCTTGATGTGGCAATAGGAGATAAACTAAGCTGGATAGTGGAGGATGAAAAGGAAAAAGCTGTACCCTCACCAAGCAATGTTATTAATGGAGTGTCATTTAAGAAAATTAACGGAACGATAAGCTTAGCTGAGCCGAAGCCAAAGCTTAAAGAGCCGTGA
- a CDS encoding nucleotidyltransferase domain-containing protein, with translation MFMEFLECIKKRIIQDDELKNELYSLILYGSFVRGDFLENVSDLDFFAVIIKDESIIPKLRQVLEDCTKEINAVEVDLAWEYLENISDPLRRGVPFKFLTIYQEDFLENHIVVYGKDIANILPKYKFENLLSWRIERILKLIERSKRNPKLMHILAGETARLLALINGAKSLRKKDIVNALEKIRDEEALEVYRAYLNGRKLKFDEGFLTRFIEARIDRIKKIL, from the coding sequence ATGTTTATGGAGTTTTTAGAGTGCATTAAAAAGCGGATCATCCAGGATGATGAGCTCAAAAATGAGCTTTATTCCCTAATCCTCTATGGTTCATTTGTAAGGGGAGATTTTCTCGAAAATGTAAGCGATTTGGACTTTTTTGCAGTAATAATAAAAGATGAGTCAATTATTCCAAAGCTTAGGCAAGTCTTGGAGGATTGCACCAAAGAAATCAATGCCGTTGAAGTTGACTTAGCGTGGGAATATCTGGAGAATATAAGCGATCCACTGAGAAGAGGAGTTCCTTTCAAGTTTTTGACCATCTATCAAGAAGATTTTCTTGAAAATCACATCGTCGTTTACGGCAAGGATATAGCTAATATCCTACCAAAATATAAATTTGAGAATCTTTTGAGCTGGAGAATAGAGCGAATTTTAAAGCTGATCGAGAGATCTAAGAGGAATCCAAAGCTGATGCATATATTAGCTGGAGAAACCGCAAGACTTTTAGCCCTAATTAATGGAGCAAAAAGCCTCAGGAAGAAGGATATTGTAAATGCTCTTGAGAAAATTCGGGATGAAGAAGCTCTCGAGGTATACAGAGCTTACCTGAATGGGAGAAAGCTCAAGTTCGATGAAGGATTCCTGACGAGGTTTATAGAAGCAAGGATTGATAGGATTAAAAAGATCCTTTAG
- the trm5b gene encoding tRNA (guanine(37)-N1)-methyltransferase Trm5b, protein MLGIRVHKHEGEKVRRKLIELDVLDKNYKVKREGDFLIFPIKERVEGFEIVETEFEPIEKRPHSYREVVDVPDYLRSLLPSSFDIIGDIAVIELSEELMEYGKQIGEAILKVHKHIKAVFAKGSAVSGEFRIRQLIHLAGEKRTETLHRENGIKLKLDVAKVYFSPRLATERMRIFKKAKEGEIVFDMFAGVGPYSILLAKKVRLVFACDINPWAVKYLEENKRLNKTPNVIPILGDVRKVAGQIKADRVIMNLPKFAHEFLREAMLSVKSGGIIHYYGFSHEDDLFGKHEEKIKTVARELGKKVKFLERRKVRPYAPYQYNIAIDFRVF, encoded by the coding sequence ATGCTTGGAATTAGAGTTCATAAACATGAAGGTGAAAAAGTAAGAAGAAAGCTTATCGAGCTTGATGTTCTGGATAAAAACTACAAAGTTAAGCGAGAGGGGGATTTTCTAATTTTTCCCATAAAAGAGAGAGTTGAAGGATTTGAAATCGTTGAGACAGAATTTGAACCAATTGAAAAGAGACCTCACAGCTATCGGGAAGTTGTAGATGTTCCTGACTATCTAAGATCTCTTCTTCCCTCTTCCTTTGATATAATTGGAGATATAGCAGTAATTGAACTCTCAGAGGAACTTATGGAGTATGGGAAACAAATTGGAGAGGCAATTTTAAAAGTTCACAAGCATATAAAAGCTGTTTTCGCAAAAGGAAGCGCAGTTTCTGGAGAGTTTAGGATTAGACAGCTCATCCATTTAGCGGGGGAAAAGAGGACAGAGACATTGCATAGAGAAAATGGAATAAAGCTTAAGCTGGATGTTGCAAAGGTTTATTTCTCCCCTCGCTTAGCAACAGAAAGAATGAGAATCTTTAAAAAAGCTAAAGAAGGAGAAATAGTTTTCGATATGTTTGCTGGTGTTGGTCCTTATTCAATTTTGCTTGCAAAAAAAGTTAGGCTCGTCTTTGCATGCGACATAAATCCCTGGGCGGTAAAATATTTAGAAGAAAATAAGAGACTGAATAAAACGCCCAATGTAATTCCAATCTTGGGAGACGTCAGAAAAGTTGCTGGTCAGATTAAAGCCGATAGAGTCATCATGAACCTTCCAAAGTTCGCACATGAATTTTTAAGAGAGGCTATGCTGAGTGTAAAGAGCGGAGGAATAATTCACTATTATGGGTTTTCTCATGAAGATGACTTGTTTGGGAAACATGAGGAAAAAATCAAGACTGTTGCGAGAGAGCTCGGGAAGAAAGTCAAATTCTTGGAAAGAAGGAAGGTTAGACCTTATGCCCCCTACCAATATAACATCGCTATTGACTTTAGGGTGTTCTAA